A stretch of DNA from Scylla paramamosain isolate STU-SP2022 unplaced genomic scaffold, ASM3559412v1 Contig61, whole genome shotgun sequence:
cttttctcaactattctttcatacaattttccaacatgagataacaaggatatacctctataatttgcacaatctgttttactgcctttcttatatattggacatactattgctttgtgccagtcatggggcactttctcctctttccacgcattactgaaaatgtacctcatccactctacacattcttccccagcagctttaaatagctctatagggagctcgtcgtcccctggggctttgccgcttctcatcttctttagtgcctccttcacttcctctatactgatctcatttgggttctctccttgttcctcctgtatatctagattccgctcttcatccacttccacatcctccacatttagaagttcttggaagtattctctccatctttcttcaatctCCTGTGGTTTTGTCAGTAGTTCTcctgttttgttcattattgcatatgttgattcgttatttcctttcctatagttcttagccatgctatacaataattttcttgttccttctacgtctctctctagaTCTTGACCAATCTTGATCCACATGTCCTCCTTGGCTGCTCTTTTGGTTGCTTCTGCACTGtttcgtttatctacgtaatcttctctatcttcaatgtttcttgttttcatccattttctgaaagatcttgtttttttctttgactgcttccttaacatcataagtccaccatgcagtacttttctttttggttctatatttgattttaataccaactgtctcctcagctgccccatacacagtgttcttgaatttattccattgttcttctatgttcatttcttccaattccagttcggttggttttcgtaatgttaccaGTTGCCGCAgtgcttgcttcttctcttcctccttgaggttttccagtttgaatctcttttgctttttcttgactttttcctttggttttacAATTTTCAATTTAGCCACCACCAACCTGTGGTCAGAGTCTAAGGACACAGATGGTATGGTCCTAACATctttaaatatgtttttcttgttggtgaGAAACAGGTCAATCATTGACCTCTCAGTATATCCTTGTTGTGCTGCATTCCACCGATACCATGTCCATTTATGGCTCTCCTGATGTTTATAATAAGTATTCATAATGGACATGTTATTCATCACACAATaatctattattctttctccctcctggttCCTTTCGCCAATGCTAAACTCTCCGATGACGTGCTCTActccatctctattctgtccgacatgtccattcatgtctcccatgacaatgacattctcgtgatgtcttattGTTTCTGTCATTTCCTGTACAGTTTCATAAAactgctctttctccctcagacTTCTGCCCTGTTGTGGAGCATATGTTTGGATAATGCTAATTTTTGTCTGTTCTATAGTTAACCCATCACTCTCATTTCTGCAGTCCATACTGTCCATCCTTTCTGCCATCAGTGGTGACATCATTATAGCAACCCCATGTCTTCCATCCTCATTACCACTATATATgatcttataattttcatgtaatgttttttctcctttccctttgatTCTAGTTTCACATAATCCAACGATTtccagctttctttccttcatcatctctattatttcctcttctttatccttgaaTGTTGCCAAGTTTATCGTTGCAatctttattgtcttttgtttcctattttcatgtCCAGTTCCATTCCGGTTCGTTACCCTTTGGTCAGTCCGATTCCGAGGCACGTTCTGCGTTTCTTGAGCAAAATCTGTAACACCAGTGGCTTGCTAGGCCTATCCTGGCTCTTTGGAACTGCTAATTAGTCCTTTCCGTCTGCTTATTGCCCCCAACTGGTTACAGGGAATCTCCTACTAGTCCCCGGGCAAGCCTGCAGGTTAGGGTAAGCCGCGACACTTCTTCAAAGTTACACAGTTCCTTGTTCATGTGGAGTAGGCCCATGAACCGTCGcggtgttatttgtaggttttaacgttttggtacttaaggaacttaaaaacattcataatacacatttctcgtaatgtcctttcgtttcccaaatatgggaaTCTTTGCATGTAAACaccgaaaagaaacgtttttagtaattttgttttgtattcccatatagattgacttctatgttatttatcgtgttggttcctacgatgctgaaaaacacttataagaccgttttctggcaaagacgtttaatttccccttatatgtggctttgcatgcactttagggattttgtacataacggtccgaaaaaaaactaaatttaacttttttgataatgttcttatttcacataatttcctgaattttgcccgaattttggcatatcggtacctgtgaagatgaataagaaagaaaaaaatatcgtatctttttttatttatttattgtttctcaataaagagtgttatttgtggcttttagcttcttggtaattaatgaacttaaaaacactcgtaatacacgtttctcgcaatgtcctttcatttccccaaaatagtgttctttgcatgtatttaagcgtttttattggtaacatgatcaaaaacactcaaaatacatgtttttggtaatattattctgtttcaccataaagtttgttttgcatgcgttttagctgtttggtatataaagggtcaaaaaacacttaaaggcaaaccaatatcaagaagcagaaaaacattaccaaaatgtatatttttgtatatttttgtatatttttgagcttgttacctacaaaaaaaaaaaaaaaacgcgaaaatgaatacaaagcactctatattgagaaacaaagggaCGTTGCgataaaagtgtataataaatgttttatagttcaaaaaaaccacaaggcaaaaaacgcaaaaactcgtgtatatgctgaaactcatgaataacactcttaattgagaaacagagcaaccttactaaatgcgtgtcaaaaacactaaaaggcaagttcttcgtaaaagttggttttattcccatgtattgtgattgccctgctttttagtgctttattgcctaacacgctcaaaaacactcaaagacacttttctggtaatgtcattttttttcccacataaagctagttttgcatggaatgtgtagttttgataactaagaatgtaaaaaaaacactcaaaatacactcatttagtaaggttgttctgtttcttgattaagagtgttattcatgagtttcattattttggtatcctagaaacttctccatacagtcgagtttttgcgttttttgccttgtgattctagtgaaactataaaacactcattatacacgtttgtcgttatgtcctttcttttccttataaagagtgctttgcatccattttcgcgtttttttttatgtaacaagctcaaaaacacacaaaatatagtttttttggtaatgttattctatttcttcatattggttagtttgtacgcgttttagcgttttttacgtaaatcttttaaaagacgcgtttccagtaattttgttttggatttccatatagagtgactttcatactatttatcgttttggtacctaacatgctttttggtgccttttgcttccctatatagagtgctttccatctattttcgcattttttgtaggtaacaatttcaaaagaatctcaaaatatacctttttggtaatgtttttctatttcttcattttggttggtttgcattcgttttagcgttttctacgtaaaacaccgaaaacacacgttttcagtaattttattttggatttccatatagattgacttccatgttatttatcgtgttggttcctaggatgctgaaaaatactcataagaccgttttctgacaaagacgtttaatttccccatataggtggctttgcatgcactttaggggtttggtacataacagtccgaaaaaaaagctaaatttaacttttttgataatgttcttatttcacataatttcctgaattttgcccgaattttggtatttggtacctgtgaagatgaataagaaagaaagaattttttttttatttattttttgtttctcaataaagagtgttatttgtgggttttagctttttgataattaataaacttaaaaacactcataatacacgtttctcgtaatgtcctttcgtttcccagaaatagtgttctttgcatgtatttaagcgttttcattggtaagatgatcaaaaacactcaaaatacatgtttttggtaatattattctgtttcaccataaagagtgttttgcatgccttttagtgttttggtatataaggagctcaaaaatacttaaaggcaagttcttggtaaaaatttgttttcctccaatgtaatgtgattgccctcgtttttagtgctttattgcctatcacggtcaaaatactcaaaagacacttttctggtaaagtctttttttttcccacaaatctattttcgcattaaatttggggttttggtaactaagaatgtgaaaagcactcaaaatacacgcatttattaaggttgttctgtttctcaattaggagtgttatacataagtttaccatttttgtatctaagaaacctctccatatacacgagattttgcgttttttgccttgcggttcttttgaactataaaacactcattatacactttttttgcaatgtacttttgtttcccaatatagactgctttgcatcaattttcgcgttttttataggtaacaagctcaaaaaacactcaaaatataacttttttgtaacgtttttctatttcttgatattggttgctttgcatccgttttagcgtttttctaagtaaaacaatgagaaaacacgttttcagtcactttgttttggattcccatatagagtgagttcctcattatttatcgttttggtgcctaaaatgctaaaaaaaaaaaaaaaactcaaaacacagatttctggtaaggtcgtttaatttcctcatataagaggctttgcatgcactttagggtttggtacataagtccgaaaaaaaaaaagctgaaattaacttttttgataatattctattatcatatgattgccctgaattttcccagaattttgtcatcttggtactatgaagatgaataagaaaaaaaaatcttttttttttttttttattttattttctaaataaagtgttatttgtgggttttagctttttggtacttaaggaacttaaaaaacactcataatgcacgattctcgtaatgtccttttgtttcccaaacataatgttctttgcatgtatttaagcgtttttatagataacatgatcaaaaacactcaaaatacatgtttttgataatgttattttgtttctccataacgtttgttttgcatgcgttttagcggtttgttatataaggagctcaaaaacacttaaaggcaagtttttggtataaattggtgttattccaatgtaatatgattgccctgctttttagcgctttattgcctatcacgctcaaaaacacttaaaagacagttttctggtaatgtcatttttttctcacataaatgtggttttgcatgaatttgggatttttggtaactaagaatgcgaaaagcacattctttatttatgagtttcagcattttggtatctaggaacctactccatatccacgagtttttgtgttttttgaattttggttcgtttgaactataaaaaactcattatacacttttcttgcaaagtccttttgttttctaatatagagtgctttgcatcaattttcccgttttttgtaggtaacaagctcaaaaacactcaaaatatacctttttggtaatgtttttctatttcttgacaTTGTTTGGTttcaatccgttttagcgtttttctacgtaaaacactgagaagacacgttttgagcaattttgttttggattctcatatagagtgagtcccttattatttatcgttttggtgcctaacatgctgaaaaacactcaaaaaaaacagatttctggtaaggtcgtttaatttcctcatataggagtctttggatgcactttatggtttggtatataacactccgaaaaaaaaagctaaaattaacttttttaataagtttcttttatcatataatagccctgaattttctcagaattttggca
This window harbors:
- the LOC135098421 gene encoding craniofacial development protein 2-like encodes the protein MSPLMAERMDSMDCRNESDGLTIEQTKISIIQTYAPQQGRSLREKEQFYETVQEMTETIRHHENVIVMGDMNGHVGQNRDGVEHVIGEFSIGERNQEGERIIDYCVMNNMSIMNTYYKHQESHKWTWYRWNAAQQGYTERSMIDLFLTNKKNIFKDVRTIPSVSLDSDHRLVVAKLKIVKPKEKVKKKQKRFKLENLKEEEKKQALRQL